The Leclercia adecarboxylata region CCGACCTCCATCATGGTTGAAACCTTCGGCACCGAAAAAGTGCCTTCAGAACAGCTGACCCTGCTGGTACGCGAGTTCTTCGACCTGCGTCCGTACGGTCTGATTCAGATGCTGGATCTGCTGCACCCAATCTACAAAGAAACCGCTGCTTACGGTCACTTTGGTCGCGAACATTTCCCATGGGAAAAAACCGACAAAGCCGCTCAGCTGCGTGAAGCTGCCGGTCTGAAATAATCGACTGACAACGCTTGAATGAGGCCAGCCCCGTGCTGGCCTTTTTATTTTTCTGCTTTATAACCCCTGTCTGAAAACGCTCTCACCGCGATAAAAGCGCTGCCCTTTCGGAATACTCTCTTTGTTTGTCTCGCCCCTCTCACATACTTTTACAGCATCCCATTCAAATCTTTACATTCATAAAACAAAAAACCAACTGGAGGGCTTCATGCCTGATAATAAAAAAAAGGGGCGGGCGTCCAATAAGACGATGACATTCTTCGTCTGCTTCCTCGCAGCACTGGCCGGATTACTGTTCGGTCTGGATATCGGCGTGATTGCCGGTGCCCTGCCGTTCATTACTGATGAATTCCAGATCAGCTCCCATACCCAGGAGTGGGTGGTCAGCTCAATGATGTTCGGGGCTGCGGTCGGGGCGGTCGGCAGCGGCTGGCTCTCCTTCAAGCTCGGGCGTAAAAAGAGCCTGATGATTGGCGCGATCCTGTTTGTCGCCGGCTCGCTCTTCTCTGCCGCGGCACCTAACGTGGAAGTGCTGATTGCCTCCCGCGTACTGCTGGGCCTGGCGGTCGGTGTCGCCTCTTATACCGCGCCGCTGTACCTGTCGGAGATCGCACCGGAGAAAATCCGCGGCAGCATGATCTCCATGTATCAGCTGATGATTACTATCGGTATTCTCGGGGCCTATCTTTCCGACACCGCATTTAGCTACAGCGGCGCATGGCGCTGGATGCTGGGTGTGATCATTATCCCGGCGGTGCTGCTGCTGATTGGCGTCTTCTTCCTGCCGGACAGCCCGCGATGGTTTGCAGCCAAACGCCGCTTTAACGATGCGGAACGGGTGCTGCTGCGCCTGCGCGACACCAGCGCGGAAGCGAAGCGCGAGCTGGAAGAGATCCGCGAAAGCCTGCAGGTAAAACAGAGCGGCTGGGCGCTGTTCAAAGAGAACAGCAACTTCCGTCGGGCGGTGTTCCTTGGCGTGCTGCTGCAGATCATGCAGCAGTTCACCGGAATGAACGTCATCATGTATTACGCGCCGAAAATCTTTGAGCTGGCGGGTTACAGCAATACCACCCAGCAGATGTGGGGCACCGTGATTGTCGGCCTGACCAACGTGCTGGCAACCTTTATCGCCATCGGTCTGGTGGATCGCTGGGGCCGTAAACCGACGCTGACGCTGGGCTTCCTGGTAATGGCCGTCGGCATGGGCGTGCTGGGTACCATGCTGCATGTGGGTATCGAGTCCCCTGCTATGCAGTACGTGGCCGTCGGAATGCTGCTGATGTTTATCGTCGGTTTTGCGATGAGTGCTGGCCCGCTGATCTGGGTGCTGTGTTCTGAGATCCAGCCGCTGAAAGGCCGCGACTTCGGTATCACCTGCTCCACCGCCACCAACTGGATCGCCAACATGATTGTCGGCGCAACCTTCCTGACCATGCTCGATACGCTGGGTAACGCCAACACCTTCTGGGTGTACGGCGGTCTGAACCTGCTGTTTATCGTGCTGACCCTGTGGCTGGTTCCTGAAACTAAACACGTTTCCCTGGAACATATCGAACGCAACCTGATGAAAGGCCGTCCGCTGCGCGAAATTGGCGCTCACGACTGATCTTTCCGGCTTCCTCCCTCGCGGAGGAAGCCGCTTGCACCGCTCCGCCGCACGCTCTATGCTCTGCCCCTATGAAAACACCCCGTCTCCCCATTGCGCTTCAGCAAGCCGCCATGCGCAGCCTGCGCGAAAAACTGGCCCAGGCCAACCTGAAGCTCGGTCGGAACTACCCTGAACCTAAGCTGGTCTGGCAGCAGCGCGGCACCGCAGCAGGCACCGCCTGGTTGGATGCCTACGAGATCCGCCTCAACCCCGTTTTAATGCTGGAAAACCAGCAGGCCTTTATCGACGAAGTGGTGCCCCACGAGCTGGCGCATCTGCTGGTGTGGAAGCACTTTGGCCGCGTGGCCCCGCACGGCAAAGAGTGGAAATGGATGATGGAAGCGGTGCTGGGCGTTCCAGCGCGGCGAACCCACCAGTTCGAGCTTGATTCCGTACGTCGCAATACGTTCCCCTACCGCTGCCAGTGTCAGCAGCACCAGCTCACGGTGCGTCGCCATAACCGGGTAGTGCGCGGGGAGGCCACTTACTGCTGCGTTAAATGCGGTGAACCGCTTATTGCCGAGTAAGCGGCGGAACAATCAGGAACATTCCTGATCTGCCTGATTGCATACAAGAACAACTTTCGTTACGTTGCGGGCTCGTTTTGACACGGAGTTCACGATGTCCCGTAATTTCTCTCTCGCGGTCGCGTTTCTGGCGACGGCGTTCTCAGGCCACGCGCTGGCCGAAGGTATCAACAGTTTCTCTCAGGCAAAAGCCGCAGGCGTGAAGGTCAATGCTGACGTCGCGGGTGACTTTTACTGTGGCTGCAAAATTAACTGGCAGGGCAAAAAAGGGGTCGTGGACCTGGCGTCCTGCGGCTACAAAGTGCGTAAAAATGAAAACCGGGCCAACCGCATTGAATGGGAACATGTGGTTCCGGCCTGGCAGTTCGGCCACCAGCGCCAGTGCTGGCAGGATGGCGGACGTAAAAACTGCGCCAAAGACCCGGTTTATCGCCAGATTGAAAGCGACATGCATAACCTGCAACCCGCCGTGGGCGAGGTGAATGGCGATCGCGGCAACTTTATGTACAGCCAGTGGAACGGCGGCGAGGGCCAATACGGCCAGTGTGCCATGAAGGTCGATTTTAAAGAGAAGCTTGCCGAGCCACCGGCCCGTGCGCGCGGTAGTATCGCCCGCACCTACTTCTATATGCGCGATCGCTATAACCTCAACCTCTCCCGCCAGCAAACCCAGCTCTTCAACGCCTGGGATAAACTCTATCCGGTGACTGCCTGGGAGTGCGAGCGTGACGTGCGCATTGCTAAAGTTCAGGGGAATCACAACCCTTACGTCCAGCGCGCTTGCCAGGCGCAAAAGAGCTAACCTACACTAGCGGCAATTGTTTCTTTAAGTATACCCCTCACCCTAACCCTCTCCCCACAGGGGAGAGGGGATAGAATGTGCCGGGTACTCAGCTCTTGATGGATTTCTTAACTATGCGTGTACCTCGTATTTATCATCCCGAACCTATCGCCGCAGGCAGCGAGATTGCCCTGTCTGAAGAGGCCGCTAACCACGTGGGTCGCGTGCTGCGCATGGGTGCTGGCCAGGCCATTCAGCTGTTTGATGGTTCAAACCAGGTGTTTGAC contains the following coding sequences:
- a CDS encoding SprT family zinc-dependent metalloprotease, coding for MKTPRLPIALQQAAMRSLREKLAQANLKLGRNYPEPKLVWQQRGTAAGTAWLDAYEIRLNPVLMLENQQAFIDEVVPHELAHLLVWKHFGRVAPHGKEWKWMMEAVLGVPARRTHQFELDSVRRNTFPYRCQCQQHQLTVRRHNRVVRGEATYCCVKCGEPLIAE
- a CDS encoding sugar porter family MFS transporter, whose protein sequence is MPDNKKKGRASNKTMTFFVCFLAALAGLLFGLDIGVIAGALPFITDEFQISSHTQEWVVSSMMFGAAVGAVGSGWLSFKLGRKKSLMIGAILFVAGSLFSAAAPNVEVLIASRVLLGLAVGVASYTAPLYLSEIAPEKIRGSMISMYQLMITIGILGAYLSDTAFSYSGAWRWMLGVIIIPAVLLLIGVFFLPDSPRWFAAKRRFNDAERVLLRLRDTSAEAKRELEEIRESLQVKQSGWALFKENSNFRRAVFLGVLLQIMQQFTGMNVIMYYAPKIFELAGYSNTTQQMWGTVIVGLTNVLATFIAIGLVDRWGRKPTLTLGFLVMAVGMGVLGTMLHVGIESPAMQYVAVGMLLMFIVGFAMSAGPLIWVLCSEIQPLKGRDFGITCSTATNWIANMIVGATFLTMLDTLGNANTFWVYGGLNLLFIVLTLWLVPETKHVSLEHIERNLMKGRPLREIGAHD
- the endA gene encoding deoxyribonuclease I yields the protein MSRNFSLAVAFLATAFSGHALAEGINSFSQAKAAGVKVNADVAGDFYCGCKINWQGKKGVVDLASCGYKVRKNENRANRIEWEHVVPAWQFGHQRQCWQDGGRKNCAKDPVYRQIESDMHNLQPAVGEVNGDRGNFMYSQWNGGEGQYGQCAMKVDFKEKLAEPPARARGSIARTYFYMRDRYNLNLSRQQTQLFNAWDKLYPVTAWECERDVRIAKVQGNHNPYVQRACQAQKS